Proteins found in one Oscillatoria nigro-viridis PCC 7112 genomic segment:
- a CDS encoding Hsp20/alpha crystallin family protein, producing MLMRSWQPFTEIETIRQQLDKAFDRRAAARDNSEAAWMPALELVDAGDSFVLKAQLPGIDPKDVDVQVTREAISISGERRWENAGEKPGSVRSEFRYGKFHRVLSLPAHIQNDSVQAECFDGILTLTLPKVSEDRNKVVKINLAEIAGTPATPALEQANQ from the coding sequence ATGTTGATGCGCTCTTGGCAACCCTTCACTGAAATTGAAACCATCCGCCAGCAGCTCGATAAAGCTTTTGACCGACGGGCAGCAGCGAGAGATAACTCAGAAGCCGCTTGGATGCCCGCTCTGGAATTGGTTGATGCTGGGGACAGCTTCGTATTAAAAGCGCAACTGCCCGGAATTGACCCCAAAGACGTTGACGTTCAAGTCACTCGTGAAGCAATTTCTATCTCTGGCGAACGCCGCTGGGAAAACGCAGGCGAAAAACCCGGCTCCGTCCGCTCGGAATTCCGCTACGGCAAATTCCACCGGGTGCTTTCCTTGCCCGCACACATTCAAAACGACTCTGTGCAAGCTGAATGCTTTGATGGCATTCTAACGCTAACGCTGCCCAAAGTAAGTGAAGATCGCAATAAAGTCGTCAAGATTAATTTGGCCGAAATTGCTGGAACTCCAGCGACTCCCGCTTTGGAACAGGCTAACCAATAA
- a CDS encoding DUF3024 domain-containing protein — MAKKAKKLWLSSSPKQSKPTVPDTEKQLIAQKCNELIETEFKPKYIDSPPTDHDFNYRTDIFGKWYRNYFYFCSTYNCPSPRAISPSFESRSARLEYVGQDCFNVAYMRHTGQWWEILHGLSLEECLSEIRNNPLLHP, encoded by the coding sequence ATGGCAAAAAAAGCAAAAAAGCTCTGGCTTTCTTCTTCTCCCAAACAGTCTAAACCTACAGTGCCTGATACTGAGAAACAATTAATCGCACAAAAATGTAATGAGTTAATTGAAACAGAATTTAAGCCCAAATATATCGACTCTCCACCCACCGACCATGATTTCAACTATCGAACGGATATCTTTGGCAAGTGGTATCGCAACTATTTTTACTTCTGCTCAACTTATAATTGTCCAAGTCCGAGGGCGATTTCCCCGTCTTTTGAGTCTCGCTCCGCCCGCTTAGAATATGTTGGGCAAGATTGTTTTAATGTTGCCTACATGAGACATACGGGGCAATGGTGGGAAATTCTGCATGGTTTGTCTTTAGAAGAATGTTTATCGGAAATTAGAAACAATCCCCTGTTACATCCTTAA
- a CDS encoding group II intron reverse transcriptase/maturase codes for MVRHSSNVSESWKTLPWKKFRRDLFRLQKRVFKAIQVGDKQKAKSLQKLILKSRAARMLAIRQVTQLNAGKKTAGIDGRASLTFEERLALSEELRAKSNNWKHQKLRSIPIPKKDGSTRLLKIPTIADRAWQCLAKYALEPAHEATFHARSYGFRTGRSAHDAQKFLFLNLSSKAHGISKRVIELDIEKCFDRISHTSIMERLIAPKGIKTGIFRCLKSGVNPGFPEQGTPQGGVVSPLLANIALNGIEEIHRSVRYADDMVIILKPKDDAKAILDKVSEFLAARGMKVSEKKTKLTATTDGFDFLGWHFKVQNNGKFRCVPSADNFKAFRQKVKHIVNNSNYGATDKAQKLAPVVRGWRNYHRYCKLEGSRFSLWFLNKRAFKVFNKEAKQNRYTVKKLIEKAFPTVPYSENKFVNVKGEKSPYDGDIAYWSERNSKLYNGETSKALKRQNHKCGECGLKMLGDERIHLHHVDGCHSNWKINNLLAVHESCHDYIHMSKGASQEHREPDAGKPARPDLTERCRG; via the coding sequence ATGGTTAGACACAGCAGCAATGTTAGTGAATCTTGGAAGACGTTACCGTGGAAGAAATTCCGCCGTGATTTATTCCGCCTACAAAAACGAGTGTTTAAAGCGATTCAAGTTGGAGACAAGCAGAAAGCGAAGTCCCTTCAAAAGCTAATTCTGAAATCTCGGGCTGCAAGAATGTTGGCGATACGTCAAGTAACTCAACTAAATGCTGGCAAAAAGACTGCGGGAATCGATGGAAGAGCCTCACTCACATTTGAGGAAAGGTTGGCTCTGAGTGAAGAACTCAGAGCCAAAAGTAACAATTGGAAACATCAGAAGTTACGTTCAATACCAATCCCAAAAAAGGATGGGAGTACCCGCCTCCTTAAGATACCAACTATCGCCGATAGAGCGTGGCAATGCCTCGCAAAATACGCGCTAGAGCCAGCACACGAAGCAACCTTCCACGCTCGTAGCTACGGATTCAGGACAGGGAGGTCAGCGCATGACGCGCAGAAATTTCTTTTCCTAAATCTAAGCTCAAAAGCCCACGGAATATCCAAGCGAGTCATAGAACTCGATATCGAAAAATGCTTCGACAGGATAAGCCACACCAGCATAATGGAACGACTCATCGCCCCAAAAGGCATCAAGACCGGAATATTCCGCTGTCTAAAATCAGGAGTCAATCCAGGATTTCCAGAACAAGGAACCCCGCAAGGGGGCGTGGTAAGTCCATTACTAGCCAATATCGCTCTTAATGGGATTGAGGAAATACATCGATCAGTCCGTTACGCGGACGACATGGTAATAATTCTGAAACCCAAAGATGATGCGAAGGCAATACTTGATAAAGTCAGCGAATTTCTGGCAGCACGAGGCATGAAGGTTAGTGAAAAGAAAACTAAGCTAACGGCTACGACAGATGGATTTGACTTCCTCGGTTGGCATTTCAAAGTGCAAAACAACGGGAAATTTAGATGCGTTCCATCAGCGGACAATTTTAAAGCGTTTCGTCAGAAGGTAAAACACATCGTTAACAACTCGAATTATGGTGCTACGGACAAGGCCCAGAAATTAGCCCCTGTAGTTAGAGGTTGGAGAAACTACCATCGCTACTGTAAGTTGGAAGGGTCACGGTTTTCACTGTGGTTCCTCAACAAGAGAGCCTTCAAGGTATTTAACAAGGAAGCAAAGCAGAATCGTTATACTGTCAAGAAATTGATAGAAAAAGCATTCCCGACGGTTCCTTACTCCGAAAACAAATTTGTCAATGTCAAAGGAGAGAAATCTCCCTACGACGGAGACATAGCCTACTGGAGTGAGCGTAACAGCAAACTCTATAACGGCGAAACCTCTAAAGCTTTAAAACGGCAAAACCATAAATGTGGGGAATGTGGTTTAAAAATGCTAGGCGATGAAAGGATTCATCTGCACCACGTAGATGGATGTCACAGTAATTGGAAAATAAACAACCTTCTAGCGGTTCACGAAAGTTGCCACGATTATATCCACATGAGCAAAGGCGCAAGCCAAGAACATCGGGAGCCGGATGCGGGGAAACCAGCACGTCCGGATCTAACTGAGAGGTGCCGGGGATAA
- the ltrA gene encoding group II intron reverse transcriptase/maturase — MVSLLTTNGLKKRLENWNQINWIKVIKLVRNLRQRIFRARKLGDFRKLRSLQKLMLRSYANLLLSVRRITQTNQGKATAGIDKEVINTPEQRVILVNDWNGGNPKPTLRVEIPKPNGKKRPLGIPTVRDRIEQAIVKNSLEPEWEAVFEQHSYGFRPGRSCQDAIEQCFNKVGFNKAGGHKWVLEADIKGFFDNIAHESILNLMGNFPKRELIQGWLKAGFVFQGKLHPTEQGTPQGGVISPLLANIGLHGLETFIKATNPKLGVVRYADDFIVTAKDKHSLETAQTLIQAWISERGLELSAEKTVITSLEDGFDFLGFNSRHYDGKLLIKPSKKKVLIFCKRLGEEVRNLNGVEQEVLIKKLNPILRGFANYYKGVVSKETFGYISYRLWQYLWRWAKRRHPNKNKRWVRKRYFKTIKGNNWVFACTTSDRRGKDKELALYSIASTPIERHIKVKGDASPDDPSLKEYWDKRHQKLGKTRFNKGSKLYTIADNQDWKCPECGEPLFKGEEIETHHIVPVAGGGTDDVENLQHLHKPCHKQVHKTQVKSRLK; from the coding sequence ATGGTGTCATTATTGACAACAAACGGACTAAAGAAACGACTTGAAAACTGGAACCAAATCAACTGGATAAAAGTTATCAAGCTAGTTAGAAACCTGCGCCAGAGAATCTTTCGTGCGAGAAAACTTGGTGACTTCCGTAAGCTACGGAGCTTGCAGAAGTTGATGTTACGAAGCTACGCAAACTTGCTGCTGTCAGTTCGACGTATCACCCAGACCAATCAAGGTAAAGCAACGGCAGGCATTGATAAAGAAGTAATCAATACTCCAGAGCAGCGGGTGATTCTGGTAAACGATTGGAATGGGGGCAACCCCAAACCAACTCTAAGGGTGGAGATACCAAAGCCCAACGGAAAGAAACGACCGCTCGGAATCCCGACCGTGCGTGACAGAATCGAACAGGCAATAGTAAAGAATTCACTAGAGCCTGAATGGGAAGCCGTATTCGAGCAACACTCATACGGATTCCGACCGGGAAGAAGTTGTCAAGATGCCATTGAGCAATGCTTTAACAAAGTAGGGTTCAACAAAGCAGGCGGACACAAATGGGTTCTAGAGGCTGACATCAAGGGATTCTTCGACAACATCGCCCATGAATCCATCCTGAACCTGATGGGCAACTTTCCCAAGAGAGAACTCATCCAAGGATGGTTAAAAGCAGGGTTTGTGTTCCAAGGGAAATTACACCCCACGGAACAAGGCACACCACAGGGCGGCGTGATTTCGCCGCTACTTGCCAATATCGGTTTGCATGGCTTAGAAACCTTTATAAAAGCCACCAACCCGAAACTTGGCGTGGTTCGATATGCTGATGACTTTATTGTCACGGCTAAAGACAAACACAGTCTTGAAACTGCTCAAACCCTGATACAAGCATGGATATCAGAACGAGGTCTTGAGTTAAGCGCTGAGAAGACGGTAATCACGTCATTGGAAGATGGGTTTGATTTCCTGGGGTTCAACTCCCGGCACTACGATGGAAAACTCCTAATTAAGCCGTCCAAAAAGAAGGTGTTAATCTTCTGCAAGCGGTTGGGAGAAGAAGTTAGAAACTTAAATGGTGTAGAACAGGAAGTCTTAATCAAAAAGCTCAATCCAATTCTCAGAGGTTTTGCCAACTACTACAAAGGGGTAGTGAGCAAGGAAACCTTCGGCTACATCTCCTATAGATTGTGGCAATACCTTTGGCGTTGGGCAAAGCGTAGACACCCCAACAAAAACAAGAGATGGGTTCGGAAGCGTTACTTCAAAACCATTAAAGGCAACAACTGGGTGTTCGCTTGTACTACAAGCGACCGAAGGGGTAAAGACAAAGAACTTGCCCTATACTCAATTGCATCTACTCCCATCGAACGCCATATAAAGGTTAAGGGTGACGCCAGCCCCGATGACCCCTCGCTAAAGGAATATTGGGACAAACGCCACCAGAAGCTTGGAAAAACTCGCTTCAATAAAGGCTCTAAGCTTTATACGATAGCAGATAACCAAGACTGGAAGTGCCCAGAATGTGGCGAACCCTTATTCAAGGGGGAAGAAATCGAAACCCATCATATAGTGCCTGTTGCTGGAGGTGGAACAGACGACGTGGAAAACCTTCAGCACCTACACAAACCGTGTCACAAGCAGGTACATAAAACCCAAGTTAAATCTCGCTTGAAATAA
- a CDS encoding serine/threonine protein kinase: protein MVKQKNKPWEERWETIRSIGGGGQGDTFLVKPKDSPTNDRPGVLKILKNQKDPERRKRMHREVAALSTLDCPGIPRLIESNSDQFAADVPLYMVAEFVEGKTLSEILEPTQPMGIADAVNLVLKLLETIQYCHNLGIVHRDIKPDNIIIRRDDINDPVVIDFGISFNESDAGNTILTPAWQQLGNRFLALPELQVNSSMQRDPRADIAQCCGILFFAIAGSPPVTLLDCEGRMPHQRPESQKALARQPDGWLAKINRIFDRAFEFQIDYRWQSIPELQQALIACISARDNARNAEQYIAQIQNKVSTSSDYARRQSFKELAQQLVKELYNVSRTVAGELGKGFGTIHDAEAINLKSRGIARVKIDWAKLRFSQSHGITNEFLPNNFSPKFTGTATGNELVLLAEVNGEKVELLRTPLNGEPDFTAFSEHLRLFYLEGVRKLIGA, encoded by the coding sequence GTGGTCAAACAGAAAAACAAACCTTGGGAGGAAAGATGGGAAACTATCAGGTCGATTGGGGGAGGCGGGCAAGGAGATACTTTTCTCGTCAAACCTAAAGATTCTCCCACGAACGATCGTCCTGGGGTATTAAAAATACTCAAAAACCAGAAAGATCCTGAAAGGCGCAAGAGAATGCACAGAGAGGTCGCTGCGTTAAGTACCCTCGATTGCCCCGGCATCCCGCGATTAATTGAATCGAATTCAGACCAATTTGCTGCCGATGTTCCGCTTTACATGGTTGCTGAGTTTGTTGAAGGAAAAACGCTTTCTGAAATCCTAGAGCCCACTCAACCTATGGGGATTGCGGATGCTGTTAATCTTGTTTTGAAACTTCTAGAGACTATACAATACTGTCACAATCTTGGGATTGTACACCGAGATATCAAACCGGACAACATTATCATCCGACGCGATGACATTAACGATCCGGTTGTCATAGATTTTGGCATTTCATTTAACGAATCCGATGCTGGCAATACTATTTTGACGCCCGCTTGGCAGCAACTGGGAAACAGATTTTTAGCGCTTCCCGAACTTCAGGTAAACAGCAGCATGCAGCGCGACCCCAGAGCGGATATCGCGCAATGCTGCGGGATTTTGTTTTTTGCGATCGCCGGCTCGCCTCCTGTCACTTTGCTCGACTGCGAAGGAAGAATGCCCCATCAAAGACCGGAAAGTCAAAAAGCTTTGGCGAGGCAGCCAGACGGTTGGCTGGCTAAAATTAATAGAATTTTTGACAGAGCATTTGAATTTCAAATAGACTACCGATGGCAATCAATACCGGAGCTACAACAAGCATTAATAGCTTGCATTTCTGCAAGGGATAACGCTCGCAATGCCGAACAATATATCGCTCAAATCCAAAATAAAGTATCAACTTCATCTGATTACGCCCGACGCCAGTCTTTTAAAGAACTTGCTCAACAGCTCGTTAAGGAGCTTTATAACGTAAGTCGAACTGTTGCAGGCGAACTTGGCAAAGGCTTTGGTACAATTCACGATGCAGAGGCAATAAACTTAAAAAGTCGCGGTATTGCTCGGGTTAAAATAGACTGGGCTAAACTAAGGTTCTCGCAAAGTCACGGCATTACCAACGAATTTTTACCAAATAATTTTAGTCCTAAATTTACAGGAACTGCAACAGGAAACGAACTCGTTTTGTTGGCAGAGGTAAATGGAGAGAAAGTTGAACTCTTAAGAACTCCTTTAAACGGCGAGCCTGACTTTACTGCTTTTAGCGAACATCTCCGGCTTTTCTATCTTGAAGGAGTGAGAAAATTAATAGGAGCTTGA
- a CDS encoding tyrosine-type recombinase/integrase gives MKIEGHGQAKILTQEEIELLFNDGLQSDRDRAVFGICLYAACRVAEACSLKVIDVFTPAGAIRSEMVIRKGNTKGKLGTRTIPIIQELRLLLETYEHPDHPYLFPSRHLNHRWKHANPESASHLFQKACEKVGIIGASTHSLRRTALTQMSNAGIPLRIIQEISGHRNLEQLQKYLEVRPDQVRGAVSALSTLSYVRKSTYPDSAPPSPENPLPPHQLSQALTDSTCEEIPEW, from the coding sequence ATGAAGATAGAGGGACACGGGCAAGCAAAAATCCTCACTCAAGAGGAAATCGAACTGTTGTTTAACGATGGTTTGCAGAGCGATCGCGACCGCGCCGTGTTCGGTATTTGCCTCTACGCCGCCTGCCGAGTAGCGGAAGCCTGCAGCTTGAAAGTCATCGATGTTTTCACTCCAGCGGGTGCCATCCGCTCAGAAATGGTCATCCGCAAAGGCAACACCAAAGGCAAGCTCGGCACCCGCACTATCCCGATCATCCAAGAGCTGAGGCTGCTGTTGGAAACTTACGAACATCCCGATCACCCCTACCTGTTCCCCAGCCGCCACCTCAACCACCGCTGGAAGCACGCGAACCCGGAATCCGCCTCTCACTTGTTCCAGAAAGCTTGCGAGAAAGTTGGCATCATCGGCGCCTCTACCCACAGCTTGCGGCGGACGGCATTGACCCAGATGAGCAACGCCGGGATTCCGCTGCGGATTATTCAAGAAATCAGCGGCCACCGCAACCTCGAACAGTTGCAAAAATATCTAGAAGTGCGACCCGACCAAGTGCGCGGGGCCGTCTCTGCACTCTCTACCCTTTCCTACGTCAGGAAATCCACTTATCCTGATTCAGCTCCCCCAAGCCCAGAAAATCCGTTGCCCCCTCACCAACTGTCACAAGCCCTCACCGATTCTACCTGCGAAGAAATTCCCGAATGGTGA